AAATAGACAGCCATTAAAGGCTGTAGAATTAAACCTAGAGCAAATCATTTATTAATCTGCCAAAACTTCTTGATCACAGTAATAATTAATAATGCCCCCTTGGTAAGATGGACACCGAAAGAAGGGTAACACCTTTTTGTTTTCTCATTTATTTCAGCAATTAGAGTTAATCACTCCATTTCAGCTGTACTTCAACCCGGAATTGATATTTAAGCATTTTCAAGTaagtgtctattttgtttgctttaaTGTCAGTGATCCTTGAAACCTAGAGCAATTGCATCAGATCTGCAAAAGTTAATGCTGCAACTGCGGAGGGACAAACTGTAAATgctcttgtttttttctttcattcaagGAATGTGTGCTCACAGTACTGTTTGGAAAATTTGCTTGAGGCTTCAGTGTTGAGTGACCCCAAGGTTGTTCCTCATTGGCAGCAGGAATGTACTCAGTAGAAgctcagactggatctacactgccatataatccaaatcatcaaagcagatagtctggattttatatggcaatgtagatccagccttagagttAATGTCCTGTATCTGGGGAAGAAATCAGTTGCCTTAATCAGCGGCTTCTGCTCATGTAAGCAATTCTTTGTCTTTTGACGCTCCATCTCTCTTGCAGGTATGGCGGCTCATCACAAACTACCTTTTTTTCGGACCGGTTGGGTTTAACTTTTTGTTCAATATGATCTTTTTGTATCCTTTGTTTCTATTTGCCGGAATGCAAAATTCGTAGTGTCACCATGGCTACATCCAAGGCGGTTGAGGGTCCTGGGGTTATTAGGAAGGAAGCGGTTGCTTTGCCCTCAATTGTCATCCTGGATTTCCAAAGGTtggctgttgttgttattctgttGTCTTCAATGTCAGAAGGATGTAAATGTGCCTTGACTGCTGAGTGTTTCCAGGgcttttttaaaacctggaattATAAACCCATCAAATCTTAGAGCTGGAAGAGTTGTTGTTTTTCAAATTGGGAAGACGAAGGCTTTGCTTGCATGGAAGTCCTTTTTGAAACCTTGCTAAAATAACCTTATCactaaataatagtagtagtaataataataagcgtCAGACCATAatttgtatattattgttgttattatcatcatcatattagcTTCAAATCAGaatttgtatattattatcatcagttTCAGATCAGAATTTGTATATTCTTATTATCATCACCAGTTTCAATTAGAAtgtgtatattattatacaaatttttagtagtggctccccgcctatggaacaaaCAAATGTTTGCCTGGAGCCAGGCGTTTTCCTGACCTCCCGCCTTCAGATATCGCTACTGCCGGATGCTGGAGGAAGGGTCCTTTCGCGGCCGGACGGCAGACTTTGTCTTTATGTTCCTTTTTGGCGGACTGCTGATGACTGTATCCTTTTGCCATAGCTTCTGGGTCTCTCCTGAGGGAAGGATTAATGTTTCTAACCACGTTCAAGGAGTTCATGAGAAAGGGGATCGTCcgggtatatatgtgtgtttaaatTTCAGTAGGAATTATGAACACattttatggtgatgtgttttGACTTGTGTTGTTTACCGCCTCGACCTACGAGGAGAGGTGGATAACAAATAaaacgtgttgttgttgttatttatacttGGATCGGAGGTCCTATATTTCAATAGGAGAAACTATTTTATATGGTagcatggtaataatataatatattgtatatacatattatattgataataatattataatataatgcaatataatactaataataatacactattataattgtaaatttatattacatgcgatattactaataatattgcaatatagtgttatcgtacaatatagtagtatataatgctaatattgtgctatgctaataatataatatattgtatgcacatataacttgtaagtcgctctgagtccccttcgggttgagagaggacagggtataaatgcagtaagtaagtaaataaataatataaccaTATGGTtgtaatatatatgtgtatatgtaatataataatattatgcaactatctatgtatatatatataatataacgaTATGTGggtaatatatgtgtgtatatataatataatattatgcaactacgtatataatatgtaatataacagtatgtgtgtaatatatatgtgtatatgtaatatatatgtgtatatgtaatataataatatatattatgcaGCTGATCACCAAAGTCAATGGTTTTGCATTTATGTGGGTTGAATACATAAGGATCCGACTGTCTTGATATGGGTGCGTAGACTCTTTCTTCaacatatttattcatttgcatTCCACATGTATCTCTTGCCTGAGGGCTGAAGGGGCTTGCGATGTTTTAATAGAAACGCTTCAACTTTAGAACCATTGCGTACAAACAGAATGACACAAGCCAGCCAGTGGCCGGACGTTTTCCTTAACGGGGCCTCTGCCAGCTGTTTGGCCTGTTTGTCAACCTAGTGTTCTTGGGGCAGGCCTTCACCATCATGCTGGTCTACGTCTGGAGCCGCCGGAACCCCTTTGTGCGCATGAACTTCTTTGGGCTCCTCATCTTCCAGGCTCCGTTCCTCCCCTGGGTGCTCATGGGGTTTTCACTCTTGCTGGGGAATTCCATTATCGTGGACCTCTTGGGTAAGGAGGCCAGCGTGGACGCTCGGCCTTTCACTTTTGCGGCGACCCCACCTGCTCTTATTTGTGATCTCTGTGCAAATGGGTTTTGGCTCCTGAATGTTCCTGGCTTGTTTTATTAACAACTAGTGTAGGTGCCTGGTGTTGGAGGGGCCTACTTCTCTCCCTTGCTTCacccctttcttcccttcctttatccttgtttttcctcctttctttactccttctttccctttttcttttcccttctttttctcgcTTCCCTCTCTTGCTTCgtcccttcttttttcccttcatccttgtttttcttccttccttccctttctcttctttctctcttccctctctgaaacaaaaaaaaggtaTTTGCTGGGGAATGTCATATACGGCGTCTCTTTGTAATGCGCGTTACAGTTGCTGCATGTTTAGAATCCCTTCTTTCAAAACAAAAGTGTTATTGCACCAACGCTTCcgccaatggaaaagaaaacattgggGTGCACCAGTGCTGCAGAATGAATGGTTCAATGCCATGAAATCCGGGGGGTGGGGCGGGGGCGTGTAGTTTgcaaagccttctctgccaaagagatgctggtatcaaactacaaatcccaggctctATAGGGCCGAAGTTATGGATACACTAGTGTGCAGCTTTTCCAAATCTGTGTTATCTTAGTAAGATGATAGGCATCCAATCTCTTTCCCTCTGGATTGCAGGCATTGCTGTCGGCCACATCTATTACTTCTTGGAAGACGTCTTCCCAAACCAGCCCGGCGGAGGAAGACTTCTGAGGACGCCGTCCCTGTTGTGAGTTTCTAATTCACATTCTAATATTTgatacatagccgctttgagtctccttatggagagaaaaaagtgggtgtaaataaacataataataataataataataataataataataataataatataaacggCAAGTTTTCGGAATGGGAGGAGAGAATGTGTTGTCTTTGAGCAAAGCAGTCGAGTGAATAAGCATCAGCATTTACAGGAGCAGAGTTAAGCCTTAAAAAGCTACAAAACACTTCATTGAAAGAAGTACATTTCTAGATGGAAAAGGTAAGGCCTCTGTATCTCTCAGGAGAGATCGTGCCTCTCCCCATGCTcacaggaaaagaagaaaatggaggTTAGAAATGTATTATTGTTAATGTTATTACTATGTTTATTTACACCCCACCAGGAGACTCAACGCAGCctactttaaaaacatttgagtagttttaaaatatacaaacattaaaacaaaattaaatattagtattaaaaataattcaattaaaaaacataaaaacatattcaaaactaaaaaccacagcagccccttaagacttgatcttaaaaacttgAAGTAACTCTCCCAAAcaggagggaaagagaggagaCAAAGAGggcaatattattatcattactatatattatacagtagagtctcacttttccaaccttCGCTcagccaacattctgtattatccaagacagcctgccttttagtcagtgtttttgtggtcaatgttttcaatacattgtgatgttttggtgctaaattcataaatacaataattactacatatcgttaccatgtattgaactgctttttctggcaatttgttgtaaaacacaaatgttttggtgctcaatttgtgaaatcataacataatttgaactttgataggcttttccttaatccctccttactatccaacatttttgcttatccagagttccgccagcccgtttatattggataagcgagactctactgtatatagtatataatatactatatattataaattataatggCATAAGGGTGCTTCCCTGCTAACTAACTCATCTGCCTATCTatttccttgatgaggactataaaCTTGGCCAGGATGTGCTGGGAATGCATATAGAAGCCAAGGCGGGCGATTGGGGAAGC
This genomic window from Anolis carolinensis isolate JA03-04 unplaced genomic scaffold, rAnoCar3.1.pri scaffold_7, whole genome shotgun sequence contains:
- the derl2 gene encoding derlin-2; this encodes MAYQTFRQEYLQVPPVTRAYATACVLTTAAVQLELITPFQLYFNPELIFKHFQVWRLITNYLFFGPVGFNFLFNMIFLYRYCRMLEEGSFRGRTADFVFMFLFGGLLMTLFGLFVNLVFLGQAFTIMLVYVWSRRNPFVRMNFFGLLIFQAPFLPWVLMGFSLLLGNSIIVDLLGIAVGHIYYFLEDVFPNQPGGGRLLRTPSLLKAIFDTPEEDPNYNPLPEERPGGFAWGEGQRLGG